One Phoenix dactylifera cultivar Barhee BC4 chromosome 8, palm_55x_up_171113_PBpolish2nd_filt_p, whole genome shotgun sequence genomic window carries:
- the LOC103695931 gene encoding two-component response regulator ORR21 isoform X2 has product MAKVQQMPLSSMSMGNLYGRSSSEVKEPMPKDFPMGMRVIVVDDDTTCLKVLERMLLECGYNACTMATRALSILRESKGGFDVVISDVHMPDMDGFKLLELIGLEMDLPVIMMSADMRTSIVMQGIKHGACDYLAKPVRMEELKNIWQHVVRKKWKENREAEHSDSFEDTDHNRQVIDDAEKTSSGNDATDSICKSQKKRRDCKEDDEGEPDNMDSSSKKPRVVWSVELHQQFVNAVNQLGVDRAVPKRILDLMDVPGLTRENVASHLQKFRLYLKRLSSAQHHTGLPISLPGAGSNAEVPSLGSLDFQTLTISGQIPPQTLAAWQDELLGRPAGSLGMPEMDQPILPQASIRGAKSVPVEHGIVFGQPLRKCQANMPRQFPQSNVAVRGLSSGFPTWSSNNLGAVVSGSNLGGLSSTQNSNLLVPMLQQEQPHPVLSESHRAMTVQPSCLVLPSQVSKRFQVREKAVLVDQNSVVVPSQSSTSLQAENNPTPMNQTSIFAPPRSSASMQAGNNLSLIGLNSSSTSFQGGNDPGLINQNCMLVPPQLLTSFQEGSGTAPLSYSSRYKNSSAIVDYSLLSSQSNNAQLGRAQVSDEGFKDITVLNKYSIPKSIYSSVPSCTDVSTGWRAQTPDGNIGPVNQSPCLVPNLINVQGAGAVSQTLPNQGQGRNLGLPNLSNIRGGETMSQTLPDQGQGRSLGFIGQGTRMPCQFAVDDIKSPTNGSGPDDDRDILNQAFFGFNGDP; this is encoded by the exons CTTGTACTATGGCTACAAGAGCATTATCTATTCTGCGGGAGAGTAAGGGTGGTTTTGATGTGGTAATAAGTGATGTGCATATGCCTGACATGGATGGTTTCAAACTGCTTGAACTTATTGGTCTTGAAATGGATCTTCCTGTTATCA TGATGTCGGCTGATATGAGAACCAGTATTGTGATGCAAGGAATTAAGCACGGAGCTTGTGATTATTTAGCTAAGCCTGTACGCATGGAAGAGCTGAAAAACATATGGCAGCATGTTGTTAGAAAGAAGTGGAAAGAAAACAGAGAAGCTGAACATTCAGATAGCTTTGAGGACACTGACCATAACAGACAAGTCATTGATGATGCTGAAAAAACTTCCTCAGGAAATGATGCAACTGATAGTATCTGCAAATCtcagaaaaagagaagagattGTAAAGAAGATGATGAAGGGGAACCAGACAATATGGATTCTTCATCAAAGAAACCACGTGTAGTGTGGTCTGTGGAACTTCATCAACAATTTGTCAATGCTGTAAACCAGCTTGGAGTGGACA GGGCTGTCCCCAAGAGAATTCTTGACTTGATGGATGTTCCAGGTCTGACGAGAGAAAATGTTGCGAGCCATTTGCAG AAATTCAGATTGTATCTGAAGAGACTGAGTTCAGCTCAACACCACACTGGACTTCCTATTTCATTGCCTGGCGCTGGCTCAAATGCAGAAGTGCCCTCACTTGGAAGCCTTGATTTCCAAACTTTGACTATCTCAGGTCAAATTCCTCCACAAACGTTGGCTGCTTGGCAAGATGAGCTCTTAGGCCGACCTGCTGGCAGCTTAGGAATGCCAGAAATGGACCAACCAATTCTTCCACAAGCCTCAATTCGGGGAGCTAAATCTGTTCCTGTGGAACATGGCATAGTGTTTGGTCAACCTCTGAGAAAATGCCAGGCCAACATGCCCAGACAGTTCCCTCAATCAAATGTAGCTGTTAGGGGCTTGTCTTCTGGTTTTCCTACTTGGTCCTCCAATAACCTTGGGGCAGTGGTCTCTGGCAGCAATCTTGGAGGGTTAAGTAGCACTCAGAATAGTAACTTGCTGGTCCCGATGTTACAGCAGGAACAACCTCATCCTGTGCTATCAGAATCCCATCGTGCAATGACTGTGCAACCATCTTGTCTAGTTCTTCCCTCTCAGGTGTCGAAGAGGTTTCAGGTAAGGGAGAAGGCTGTGCTCGTGGATCAGAACTCTGTAGTAGTGCCCTCTCAGTCATCGACTAGTTTACAAGCAGAGAATAATCCTACTCCTATGAATCAGACCTCTATATTTGCTCCCCCGAGGTCATCGGCCAGTATGCAGGCAGGTAATAATCTTAGTCTCATAGGTCTGAATTCATCATCGACCAGTTTCCAAGGTGGAAATGATCCTGGTCTCATAAATCAGAACTGCATGCTAGTCCCTCCGCAGCTGTTGACTAGTTTTCAGGAAGGGAGCGGTACTGCCCCACTTAGCTATAGCTCCAGATATAAGAACAGCAGTGCAATTGTGGACTACAGCCTACTCTCATCTCAGTCAAATAATGCACAACTGGGTCGGGCACAAGTCTCGGATGAAGGCTTTAAAGATATCACTGTACTAAATAAATACTCGATTCCTAAATCAATTTATTCGTCAGTGCCATCCTGTACTGATGTCAGCACTGGTTGGAGGGCACAGACCCCTGATGGGAATATTGGTCCTGTTAATCAATCACCTTGTCTCGTGCCTAATTTGATCAACGTTCAGGGTGCTGGTGCAGTGTCACAGACTTTGCCTAATCAGGGACAAGGGAGAAATCTTGGTTTGCCTAACTTGAGCAACATCCGGGGTGGTGAGACAATGTCACAGACTTTACCGGATCAAGGACAAGGGAGAAGTCTTGGTTTCATTGGTCAAGGTACTCGCATGCCCTGCCAGTTTGCTGTGGATGACATTAAATCTCCCACAAATGGCTCGGGTCCTGATGATGATAGAGACATATTGAACCAAGCTTTCTTTGGATTTAATGGTGATCCTTAA
- the LOC103695931 gene encoding two-component response regulator ORR21 isoform X1: MAKVQQMPLSSMSMGNLYGRSSSEVKEPMPKDFPMGMRVIVVDDDTTCLKVLERMLLECGYNVTACTMATRALSILRESKGGFDVVISDVHMPDMDGFKLLELIGLEMDLPVIMMSADMRTSIVMQGIKHGACDYLAKPVRMEELKNIWQHVVRKKWKENREAEHSDSFEDTDHNRQVIDDAEKTSSGNDATDSICKSQKKRRDCKEDDEGEPDNMDSSSKKPRVVWSVELHQQFVNAVNQLGVDRAVPKRILDLMDVPGLTRENVASHLQKFRLYLKRLSSAQHHTGLPISLPGAGSNAEVPSLGSLDFQTLTISGQIPPQTLAAWQDELLGRPAGSLGMPEMDQPILPQASIRGAKSVPVEHGIVFGQPLRKCQANMPRQFPQSNVAVRGLSSGFPTWSSNNLGAVVSGSNLGGLSSTQNSNLLVPMLQQEQPHPVLSESHRAMTVQPSCLVLPSQVSKRFQVREKAVLVDQNSVVVPSQSSTSLQAENNPTPMNQTSIFAPPRSSASMQAGNNLSLIGLNSSSTSFQGGNDPGLINQNCMLVPPQLLTSFQEGSGTAPLSYSSRYKNSSAIVDYSLLSSQSNNAQLGRAQVSDEGFKDITVLNKYSIPKSIYSSVPSCTDVSTGWRAQTPDGNIGPVNQSPCLVPNLINVQGAGAVSQTLPNQGQGRNLGLPNLSNIRGGETMSQTLPDQGQGRSLGFIGQGTRMPCQFAVDDIKSPTNGSGPDDDRDILNQAFFGFNGDP, from the exons TCACAGCTTGTACTATGGCTACAAGAGCATTATCTATTCTGCGGGAGAGTAAGGGTGGTTTTGATGTGGTAATAAGTGATGTGCATATGCCTGACATGGATGGTTTCAAACTGCTTGAACTTATTGGTCTTGAAATGGATCTTCCTGTTATCA TGATGTCGGCTGATATGAGAACCAGTATTGTGATGCAAGGAATTAAGCACGGAGCTTGTGATTATTTAGCTAAGCCTGTACGCATGGAAGAGCTGAAAAACATATGGCAGCATGTTGTTAGAAAGAAGTGGAAAGAAAACAGAGAAGCTGAACATTCAGATAGCTTTGAGGACACTGACCATAACAGACAAGTCATTGATGATGCTGAAAAAACTTCCTCAGGAAATGATGCAACTGATAGTATCTGCAAATCtcagaaaaagagaagagattGTAAAGAAGATGATGAAGGGGAACCAGACAATATGGATTCTTCATCAAAGAAACCACGTGTAGTGTGGTCTGTGGAACTTCATCAACAATTTGTCAATGCTGTAAACCAGCTTGGAGTGGACA GGGCTGTCCCCAAGAGAATTCTTGACTTGATGGATGTTCCAGGTCTGACGAGAGAAAATGTTGCGAGCCATTTGCAG AAATTCAGATTGTATCTGAAGAGACTGAGTTCAGCTCAACACCACACTGGACTTCCTATTTCATTGCCTGGCGCTGGCTCAAATGCAGAAGTGCCCTCACTTGGAAGCCTTGATTTCCAAACTTTGACTATCTCAGGTCAAATTCCTCCACAAACGTTGGCTGCTTGGCAAGATGAGCTCTTAGGCCGACCTGCTGGCAGCTTAGGAATGCCAGAAATGGACCAACCAATTCTTCCACAAGCCTCAATTCGGGGAGCTAAATCTGTTCCTGTGGAACATGGCATAGTGTTTGGTCAACCTCTGAGAAAATGCCAGGCCAACATGCCCAGACAGTTCCCTCAATCAAATGTAGCTGTTAGGGGCTTGTCTTCTGGTTTTCCTACTTGGTCCTCCAATAACCTTGGGGCAGTGGTCTCTGGCAGCAATCTTGGAGGGTTAAGTAGCACTCAGAATAGTAACTTGCTGGTCCCGATGTTACAGCAGGAACAACCTCATCCTGTGCTATCAGAATCCCATCGTGCAATGACTGTGCAACCATCTTGTCTAGTTCTTCCCTCTCAGGTGTCGAAGAGGTTTCAGGTAAGGGAGAAGGCTGTGCTCGTGGATCAGAACTCTGTAGTAGTGCCCTCTCAGTCATCGACTAGTTTACAAGCAGAGAATAATCCTACTCCTATGAATCAGACCTCTATATTTGCTCCCCCGAGGTCATCGGCCAGTATGCAGGCAGGTAATAATCTTAGTCTCATAGGTCTGAATTCATCATCGACCAGTTTCCAAGGTGGAAATGATCCTGGTCTCATAAATCAGAACTGCATGCTAGTCCCTCCGCAGCTGTTGACTAGTTTTCAGGAAGGGAGCGGTACTGCCCCACTTAGCTATAGCTCCAGATATAAGAACAGCAGTGCAATTGTGGACTACAGCCTACTCTCATCTCAGTCAAATAATGCACAACTGGGTCGGGCACAAGTCTCGGATGAAGGCTTTAAAGATATCACTGTACTAAATAAATACTCGATTCCTAAATCAATTTATTCGTCAGTGCCATCCTGTACTGATGTCAGCACTGGTTGGAGGGCACAGACCCCTGATGGGAATATTGGTCCTGTTAATCAATCACCTTGTCTCGTGCCTAATTTGATCAACGTTCAGGGTGCTGGTGCAGTGTCACAGACTTTGCCTAATCAGGGACAAGGGAGAAATCTTGGTTTGCCTAACTTGAGCAACATCCGGGGTGGTGAGACAATGTCACAGACTTTACCGGATCAAGGACAAGGGAGAAGTCTTGGTTTCATTGGTCAAGGTACTCGCATGCCCTGCCAGTTTGCTGTGGATGACATTAAATCTCCCACAAATGGCTCGGGTCCTGATGATGATAGAGACATATTGAACCAAGCTTTCTTTGGATTTAATGGTGATCCTTAA